A stretch of the Neodiprion lecontei isolate iyNeoLeco1 chromosome 4, iyNeoLeco1.1, whole genome shotgun sequence genome encodes the following:
- the LOC107221857 gene encoding uncharacterized protein LOC107221857, with protein sequence MCCISVTLLARLIGLLDLSASIFGIQFLVQEFFSDEQRLIEFNDMKIFMGLSWTKRSTNIEQKLDHTWIFAFLLAYSTLYFFCSAGLISATLLRNKHHAVPWLTFEIISLANQGSGIVVSTFQLRCDCDIEICHSENALIAGFYFIVSAYFWFVVFNARNSWTAAEPSDAVFLDSGIKTSIVASHKVIINPPKTRSPRGRIQSSNFFQSPKITEAPPKYYEI encoded by the exons ATGTGTTGCATCAGCGTGACTTTATTGGCGAGATTGATTGGGCTGCTCGATTTG TCGGCCTCGATCTTTGGAATCCAGTTTTTGgttcaagaatttttcagTGACGAGCAACGATTGATCGAGTTTAAtgacatgaaaattttcatgggACTCAGTTGGACCAAGCGCTCGACAAATATTGAACAAAAACTGGACC ATACTTGGATTTTCGCTTTCCTTCTGGCTTATTCCACTCTTTACTTTTTCTGCAGTGCTGGCCTGATATCAGCCACTCTTTTG AGAAATAAGCATCACGCCGTGCCTTGGTTGACTTTTGAAATCATCAGCTTGGCTAATCAGGGAAGCGGTATAGTCGTATCAACTTTTCAACTACGATGTGACTGCGACATTGAAATTTGTCATTCTGAAAACGCGTTAATAGCAGGTTTCTACTTTA TTGTGAGCGCGTATTTTTGGTTCGTCGTATTTAACGCTCGAAATTCATGGACAGCTGCTGAACCATCGGATGCGGTCTTTTTAGACTCAGGAATCAAAACTTCTATCGTCGCATCCCACAAAGTGATTATAAATCCACCAAAGACTCGATCGCCTCGGGGACGAATTCAAtcgtcgaatttttttcaatctccgAAGATAACCGAAGCACCGCcaaaatattatgaaatttga